The following DNA comes from Miscanthus floridulus cultivar M001 chromosome 5, ASM1932011v1, whole genome shotgun sequence.
ATCCTTTCTCTTTCGTACCTACCCGTTTTGTCCCGTAGGGTGCGATCTtgggagcccggggcgtggcctgTGAGGCTCGGTTGCTCGCATCCGTAGAAGGCGGGGTGCGCTTGGTTTGGGAGTAAGAACAgggttacgtagggtaatcaaaggaatggattgTGTTTCTGTTTGGGGAGAAAGTTgtataccatgtgatagtaaagaaAAAGATAGGTAATACTCAATATTTGTAtacttatggagcccccgagcgacccgggttgAAAGTGTTTCGGGCGGGGGCACTCTTATGGGAGCATGTGTTCTAATTGAAAGTGCTTAGGCTAAGTTTTAAGGGAAAAaacaacgtagctgctcaatgttccaagtgttgttgccgttgttgtcctccagtcggtaggtgcccggtcagattactttggttaccatatagggtccttcccagggtggagagagcttgtgtttttccttcgtcgattgggtccttcggagtACGAGATCGCCGACTTCAAGTATCCTTcgtctgatcttcctttcgtggtacctacggagggttTGTTGATAGCGAGCGGAGCGAATGATGGTTGTCTCGCGagcctcttcgagtaggtcgatGGCGTCTTACTGAGCCTCCGCGGCTCAGTTGCGGTCGAAAGCTTTTACTCTTGGTGCgctgtggtcgaggtcggagggcaacacaacTTCtactccgtaggccaggaagaaaggtgtgaatcccatggatcggtttggggtcattctcaggctctaaaggatcactgggacctcagCAACCCATCGCCTGACGTGTTtgttgagtcggttgaagatgcgcgacttgagtccttagaggaccatgccattggcgtgttcgacctgactgttagttcgtggatgtccgaccgaagccCAGTCGATtatgatgccgtatccatcactaaagtccaggaacttctttttCGGTGAAGTTGGTACCGTGGTCAGTGATAATATAGTTAAGAACACCGAattggtagatgatgtcgaggaataatttgaccgcctcttctgagcggagATTGgttatgggcttggcctctatccacttggtaaacttgtcgactgctacgagtaggtgagtgaagccgcctgggccttttttgaggggtcctaccatgtcgaggccccagactgcgaatggccaggtgattgggatggtttggagctcttacgccggtaaatgggtttgccaagcgtagaactgacatccttcacacctgcgaaCGATTTCCTCCGCATCTCGTagcgtggtgggccagtaaaaaccttggcgaaaggtttttctgaccagagaccttggggccgcgtgatgcCCGTAGATCCCGGCATGAACCTCGAGGAGGATCTACTTCCCCTGGCTGgcggggacgcacttcatgagcacccctgacgggctccgtttgtagagttcgttacTGAGCActgacgaaggtcttggcgcatcgagcgattcatcgggcttcagtccttttgggtgggaggacctcctcgaggaggtaggcgagtagcggtaccCGCCAATCGGTTTCATCGAGTGCTAGTATGGTGACGTTTGCAGGTGTCGGAGAGCtactggggtcggagcccccgggcaCTGGCTGGGCGTCAGGGTCAGAGTCCCCGATCGCCAATTGGCCGTCGGGGCGTGTCTGggtcagaccttctaggatgcgggcggacAGCTCATGgacatcgttgatgaagaccccgctcgggGATGGATCTTGCCTGGCGGCTAGTTTTGCAAGGAAATTGGCGGCattgttgtcccttcgagggacgtgatgcagctcgattcCCTAGAACTTGTcttcgagcttgcgcacctcttagcagtatgctaccatgagggggcttttgcaggaggactccttcatgacctgatcaacgactagctccGAGTCACCACGGACGTAGAGTCgtgtagcaccgagctcgatggtgatgcatagtctgttgataagggcctcgtattctacggcgttgtttgaagccaaaaagtggaggtggatggcgtagcagagcctactcccgtctggggagatcagaaccactccagcccccaagccgggcgccattatggatccatcaaagtacattgtccagtactcgtgggagaCGTCCGGGACCGGTAGCTAGACCTCCgcccattcggcgacaaaatccgcgagagcttgagacttaatagcggtgcggggggtatacctgatgtcatgtcCCATGAGCTCAAGGGCCCATTTAGAGATTTGTCCCGTggcgtcgcggttgcggatgatgtctccgagtgggtatgaagtgacgactatgacttcgtggtcggtgaagtagtgtaggagcttcctagtggccattagcacggcatataggagcttctgcacttgggggtaccgaaccttggggtcggtgagtacttctCTAACAAAGTATACGGGTCattgtaccttgagctggtgtcctggttcctccctttcggtgactagggcgacactcaccacatggttacttgccgcgacatagaggaggaggggttccccctgttcgggagcgacgaggatcgggGCTGACGTCAGGGACGTTTTGAGGCTTTtgagagcctgctgggcttcctcagtccagacgaaggcgtccgttttttgaggagcttgtagagtggcatcccccattcgccgaggcaggagatgaagcggcttagggccgccaggcagccgatgagcctttgtacgcccttcaCGTTGCGTacagggcccatgttggagatggccacgatcttttcggggttggctttgatgtcgcgctcggatacgatgtatccaagcagcttccccttcggaaccccaaaaacacatttttcgggattcagtttgatgttgaaccttcggaggtttgcgaaCATTGCGGCTAAGCTTGCGATCAGGTCGCACGCTCgggctgttttgaccactatgtcgtcaacatagacggtgattgttggttttggccgttcGCCCTGATCAGGCTAATCGGGCGGGTctatttggtcggtgaagcactGCTGCATGTACCTTtcgtaggtggcgccagcgttctttaagccaaaaggcatggtcacgtagcagTATAAACCATATGAGGTGATGAAGGAGGTCGCAAGctaatcggactctttcatcacgatctggtgatagcctgagtaggcatccagaaaggaaaggatctcgcaacccgaggtggagtcgattatctggtctatgcgtggtaaaggaaagtgatccttaggacacgccttgttgagtccagtataatcgatgcacattctccattcctcgGTCTTTTTTCTGACAAGGAtaggattggcgagccagtcggagtggaaaacctccttgatgaatccggccgttaggagcttggtgatttcttcaccaatggccctgcgcctctcatcgtcgaaacgacgcaggcattgcttggtgggctttgagcccgggacaaggcatagtgcgtgctcggtgacctcccgtggtatccccagcatgtcagaaggttgccatatgaagacatcgcgattgtcgcgtaggaagtcgacgagctcgcattcttatttggccaggagctaggtCCCAATTCGTACCATTTTGGCTGGATCAGCGGGGTCGACACCCAttaccttggtttcctcgagcgagcggaaggccgtcgaggaggtcagtttgttgcagtctgggactgctaGGGTTGACAACTCCCCGAGCCGCggaagctcggacgagttgacgaccgcggtgacgagctcgtagtgctcgcggtcgcacgcgaaggcgtgcgagaaggcgctacttATGGTGATGACGCTGTTCGgccccggcatcttcagcttgaggtaggtgtagttggggatggccatgaaccttgcgtagcatggctgccccaagatggcgtggtaggaccctggaaagtccaccacctcgaaggtgaggacctccaagcggaagttggctcggctgccaaacgtgacgggcagatcgatctgtccgagcgggtatgcctgtgctcccgggatcaccccatggaagggggagtCCACCGGGCGGAGCTCTGaccgagggatgcgcatggcatcgagggtgttgatgtaaaggatgttgaggctgctctctccatccatcaacaccttggtgaggcgcttcttgcggatgatggggtcaacgacAAGCGGGTAGCGTCTTGGTCTCACGACacaggagggatggtccctctgatcaaaggtgatcagggATGCCGACCagttgaggaaggaggggatgaccGTCTCGGCGGTGCACGCCTCCctgtagcgtaccttatgctgacGTTTAGTCCAAATGGCGTCggaccctctgaagatcatgatgcactcctcggGCTCGGGGAAACTGTCTCCGTCTTTGCCTGTCGCGCCTCCCCTCTTGGCTGCCGGctccttgccgtctccctcctttgaccCGCCGACCTATcagaggaaatgtttgaggagctcgcactccctgtagaggtgtttgacggggtaggcatggttggggcacggaccatccatgagtttgttgaagtggtcaggcagtccctattgGGGCTGCCTAGGCGCGCGATCAGTtgcggcgaccaacgcggtgttgtccgatcggtgtcgatccttcttgttcttcttgcccctctgagcggaggggccttcgtctggaTCCGTGCGCTTGGGGTTGCCTTTGTCCTGACCTCCGCTGAAGACTGccctgaccgcctcctcgccagaggcatggttggtggcaaCATCGAGCAGATCACGGGTGGTGCGGGGTTTcgggtagccaagcttgtggatcaggggcTCACAGTTTGTCCCAaaaaggaatgcgctgatgacgtccgcgtcgatgacatcagggagggagttgcatcgttgagagaacctgcggatgtaatcccgcagggactcactgggctcatgctgacagctcttgaggtcccaggagttccccgggcggacgtacgtcccctgaaaattcctgacgaagaccctcttgaggtccgcccagtcgcagGATGCTGTTGTgtggaaggaattcaagccatgcccaaacatgttcccccacgcaaatgggaagatactggatgatgaaatagtcatcatccactcctccggcttgacaggcgagccggaagtcttcgagccaaatgcctgggttagtctccccagtgtatttggtgatgttggaggGAGGTCGGAAACGCTATGGGAACGGTGCTTTCCTGGATGCGCCGGCTGAAGGCCCATGGCcccgggccctcagggctagggctcCGGTCGTTCGGCCGGCGACCGCGCCCagggcgcgtttcaccgcttccctcgatggttcggccgggATCCGTGTTGCCTGCTGCCATACGGCGGACGTCGTCGCCGTGTCGGGCCTGATGCCGGTCGTTGATGACGCTACGAGCGTCTTGGCGCGGATCGGGCCGCTCGCGTCCCAGCGGTCAGTGTGGAGCAGGTGCCCGGTCGGACCGTGGCGCGGCTGCCGTACCCCGAGCCGAGCCTATCGGCTGCAGTGGCGAGCGAACGGAGTGATCCGGCTGGTGCGTCCCCgtccccccggtggggagagagggcgcgggtcggagtcgcgatgcggagctttccgcctgttggacggcggcggcctctactagaacccggaggtttcggtagactgcccgctcctaggggtcgacgggctcgggaacaccgcggagaagcattgctgcagcagcgaTATTCTAGCCGGCTCGGgcgaattgtgggacatcgttcCCCTCGTTCACAATGTCGCGTCGGACCTGACGAGCGCGGCCCTGGGCGCTGCTCgccgggccatgcgcatggggcgcaacgtgccacACCGGTCGTGCCAGCGCAGGTGGCGGGTTCTGCTAtcgttgtcgtagttcctcggcGTGTGCTTGTGCAGACGTGAGGGCCTCTGCACGCgtgtccggaggggtgtgagtttgcgcgGACTCGGCCACCACCGGCGGTTGTGCTGGaccatccgccatagcgcattcCCGGGACGGATGGTGGTGGAACGCCACCTCACCGATGCTGGAACAATCGCTCTCGCCCCCGTTATTCGGGAGTTTGTGGGAAACGGCAGGAGCGGAGCCTGCCATTCCTACGAATTCGGACGTGGGGGGATGGTACCAGCGTTCTTTGAAGCCCCCGAGCATAAGCGTCTGCggaggacgcgaggccataggggaaccgaacgTACAGTGTTCGTAGCATGGGTGGTGTAGTCCCTCCGGATGATCGGTGGGAGGTAGTAAATAAAGGGCGAATAAAGGTACGCGTATTACTTAcggtggggtttgagcagagagtttgctcggaatgaagcgcagatgccgcgccgttgaggtcgcgcgtcccggagtcgatggagaaCGTCTCTTCGACGGGTGCCGGGTCGTgagtctcctcgcggaggtggagtacgccgagctggtcggcgacgaagtccaggcttccgaagaggaaggcctgggatggctcaaaaacGAGTGGAACCCGCATGCCCGCAGGCGAGAGTGCGGGATACTCCAGTGAGCCGAGGCGAATCGCGTCGCCCGAGCCCCCCGCGGtgggggtggcggaaaaatgggccatccgatgaccaaaaagtgttgaacgtacagcgtcttccccacggacggcgccaactgtcggtacagaaagtgaccaactagtgaatatttgtagttttgctgtacgttgtgatcggaggtggcctagcactcaatgacaaaggatatatactggttcaggcaacatgccctacgtccagtctgggtcggtcggtgactttattcctgagcccaggtgctcgaagtctgtagtggggttacaaacaagaaggagaaatgaggggtgtacgagaggcccgatcgggtccgaccggaagggccgagagtgaccggaactccgctatgagctaggtcttcaagcgtgtgcttgaagaGTTGTGAGTTATCGATCTAGTGAATCTAAGCTTGAAGAAGAATCGTCCTCTtccgttggagggagcgcatccccttttatagataaaggggatggctttacaggtgagagggagagtatggatgtttctaagccttgttgcccacgccgacgagggtagcgatgatggtaggcgcccacaatactattgatgtcactgtagaatgtcaggtgcacatgggggttgcgttggcttcttcaggaagggtggatgtcggtacctgcaaaatactattgTTACGTGAGGAGCCCTACCCTGCgtaccaggtatggtgaaccCTGGCGCCCACTATCGATGTCCAGAGGCATGGGGGAGACTCTTTGCCGTATGGGAGTccaatggcgcctacaatactgtaggtgccagtgtcggtgcctacaatactgttttgtgtcagggcggttgaggAGTACTGTTCccgcaggcgtgcagggtatggtcccgatACCGTGGTTTTGACTTTGTGCGCTGCCTTCTCCGTCTgcccctggtcccttccgagcgggcgtccccggtcggatggccccagtcggtccTGAGCGTTACGCATGCTTCCTACAGGTCCCCGGTcggagtcgcggggtcggagtaggaagcggtgttttgggccaggccttccgatcgggggGACCGCCTGGAGGCGGCCGGtgcccgaagcgagcgctccggtcagagaggtgggccgaagaagttgacgagtgGGCGTTTGTTCTTTCGGGTAGACCTCCCATTCGGCGACCGGACTGTCCTCCCGGCCCGTTGTTTTttgctcttgggccggcccaagggcTACATGCTgtttttcctgggccgagccctggcgcggaatccggtccctgagggaccccgggtttacgaACCCGACACATTTCATCCTgatattataaataaaaaaaatgcagCCGCCCTTTCTTTGAGCAGACAAGCCCTGCATTCTTACAGTAGTGATCATGGACAGGCTTGGGGAGATGCAATGGCAATACACCCTGATGGAAATGGTAATTGCAATTTCAGAGACAGAGCGGCCAAGCAGGATGGCTCATCGGCACCTCCTCGAGGAGCTATGGCTCGAATTGAGTTGTTCCAGAAAGCTGGTGCATGCCTTCCTGGACCACAAGCCTGAAGCTTCAAAATGCAAATCTTCAGGCAAGCCTCGGTACTCCGTATCGTACATGAGACTAGTTGTTGCTTCCGGCACTCTTTCTGAATTACTGAATTTGCCACAAATCGTCGAAAAAGAAGATTTGTTTGTAAGTTGTATACGTCCCTTTTGATAAAGTTGTTTTTTTTGCGTGATAATACATAAGATTCAAATCATAAATAATAAGCACATAACTGGTAGTGCGTGACTAGGCTAACTACATGAGTTTGCCCAGCAATAAAACCAAATAAAATTGAACAGAGGCGTAAACATGTTGAAAACTGAACATGTCGGGAATAAATCAAGTATAATGAACTTTAGGTAATGTTCCTTGCAAAGAAGAAATAAAACTTTGGGTCATATAACCAAGAGAATAATTATCATTGTAAACGTTAAACAGGGCCTAAAATGACAAATGATATCCAGGTTCCACAACATACGAGCAAAGAAGTATCAAGTGAATTATAGTACATTCAGAGCAGAGCTGAATATATAAGATGCCAACTTGAAAACAACATATAAAACTCATGAATTAAtcagcaagaagaagaaaaaaagaaaatgaaaataaCATGACTTTTAAGTAATACAGAAATTTAGTTTGAACTTCAAAATATGCTGCAACATATTAATCATTCGTGAAGTATTCCAATGGTCTGGTCCCATAAATCATAATCCTAAAGATTACACAGGTGCAGGGTCGATGGCAAGATACCTAAATTGGGAAATTGGAATGAAATACCAATCCCAAATCCCAATGTGACACTGATCATCTGAGTTCATAACAGCAATGCGACACTGATCATCTGAGTTCATAACAGATAGCCCTAAGAAACAACCCATCTGAAATATTGACTTCTCGACTTCAAGGAAACAATATTAAGTACAGATAGAGAATGATATTAACATTATACAAGAGCCGAGTAGGTAAAGCAGACTCAACTTGTGAACTACTGAACTGGACCTAAAAGGTCATGACTTGTACAGTGGAGAAGTTCAGTTCAGAATTCGGGTACTGTTAGCTAAAGGGTTTGACATTCATCTAGTCTAGAGGAAGAAATCAAACTCTCAAGCATGAGAATCTAACCTGTACTAGACATATCCTAAAGTAATCAACACCGATACAAGCGTGCGTATTTGCAAGGGGTGAACAAATCGGGAAGGAAGTAGGACAAGAAACAAATATAACATCACCGATTCTACAGAATGCATAGCCAAGCAACTTCTCTAAATTTTTCTCTTCTTGTCTGTTTTCTCCCCCTCCGATGAGCGAGAATGGGTATCGACTTGTGACTAGGCTTTGTTGATCGAGGACTGATGGTCGCTGttgtttgtacttgtaccttCCCGTGATGCCAGACAGCAATGACCATGGAGGCGAGGCAAAAAGCCTCAGCTAGCTTTGAGGGTGAGGGACCCTGAGGTAATCAAGGTAGTAGAAGCCGTCCTCCTCCCGCAGGCGGCCCTCCCCGACGAGGGCGCCGGTGCCCCGGTTCCTGACGTCACAGGCCTCGCAGCCGAAGGTGACGGCGAGGCCCAGCCGCGTGAGCTGGCGCACGGACACGATGACGACGGCGCGCTCCCCCCGCCCCAGCCCGGGGACCTGGTAGACCTGATGCACGAAGAACCGCGGCGTGGCCACGGACCCGACGGCGACGGCGTCCAGGACCTCGCCGCCGCGCGTGCGGAACGACCCGCTTCCTTCCGGCGCGGGCCTCGTCGTCGGCCTGGAGAGCAGCTCCGCGCAGCCCGTGGCGTGCATGGCGGCGCCAGAGTCGAGGATGACCTCGGGCGGCGAAGACCTCGCGTCGACCCCGCTTCGTCGATGGAGATGCAGGGGATGCAATCGAGTCAGTTTTCTCAGACTGATGCCTGGATTTAGGAAGGAATCGGGGGAAAACGGGAGAAAGGGGATGAGGGGTCGTGCGCCGGGGAGTACCTGGAGGGAGGGGCATCGACGACCGGCGACGGCGCTGTGGAGGGCTGCGGCATGAGGTCACAGGTGAGGGGGTCGAGTCGAAGACGCACCACCGGCGAAGACGACGGCGGCATTCGAGTCTCCTGTTCTCTCTCTTGTTCGATGCTTGAGCGGGGGCATTCCAGTAACTATACCACCTGCGTGTGTTGCTCTGCGGGGCCACACCGAGTTTGACTATTGACCTTCTCTTTCTCTTCACATACAGTATGAGTGTATGACATACTCCCTCGGTACTTAAAAAAAAATCGTTTTAATAGCGAtacaatcttcaaaatattactttgactcttgttttttaaaaacatttttttaaaaataatatatgtatattttaataaaaatatttttcAAGATAAATCTTTTTATATGGCTTAAAAGTTATTTATGATTTATATTTTCATTCTTTGGTTACGGTTATCATCCGGGACGAGAGTGACAGACACAGAGTTGCTGGTCACTGGTCATGTCAGCAAAAAGTCCCCAATACCAGGGATGAAAGCGGGAACGGGAAATTCCCGTACCGACCGACACCGAATACCGAAATTCCCGACCGGATATCATTTTCTCGGGATAAAACGGTTCGGGAAGAAATCCGGAAAAATTCGGCGAATCCGGAATCGAAATCGGTTAGAGTGATTTCCCGATCGAATTAGCGGATCCCATATTTGCTCAGGAAAATTCCCGCGGGAAATTCCCGTTTTTAAGGCCTGCAAACGGCCCAACGTTCCATCGTTCCATGCTTGGCCCAGTGATACCGTCGGGAAGAGTGAGCTGACGAGTCATGCAGGCTGCCCATCGTTGCTTGGCCCAGGAATTCACGCATGGAGCACAGGAGCAGGGTCCtttgttcatttttcttttccattttctttttttgGTAGTTCTGTAGTTTTCTTTGCATAAATATTCTGACGAGCTCACTGTTTGCTATTGTTTGCATATGGATTATGCATGGTTGCTATTGTTGCATCGAGCTCACTGTTTCAAGTGGTTACATATATCGATGTTTCCGTTTTGTGTTACCGCTTTCCGATCGTAATCGACACGTTCCCGTTCGAAATATTCCATTCCCGATATCCCGTAATACCGGATTCGTTTTCCCGTCCAGCCTTTCCGTTCCCGTTTCCATTCCCGGCAAAAAAAATACATGAGCGAGAATGGTTAAGATATTTTCCCGACCGTTCCCGACCGTTCTGATCCCTACCCAATACTGCGTGCGGGTG
Coding sequences within:
- the LOC136451351 gene encoding uncharacterized protein, with amino-acid sequence MPPSSSPVVRLRLDPLTCDLMPQPSTAPSPVVDAPPSSGVDARSSPPEVILDSGAAMHATGCAELLSRPTTRPAPEGSGSFRTRGGEVLDAVAVGSVATPRFFVHQVYQVPGLGRGERAVVIVSVRQLTRLGLAVTFGCEACDVRNRGTGALVGEGRLREEDGFYYLDYLRVPHPQS